In Acidaminococcus fermentans DSM 20731, one genomic interval encodes:
- a CDS encoding CitMHS family transporter has protein sequence MFLGVVGFLMVVIIVAALIRGKSNPVPLFVMVPVIAALICGFTPVEIFGFVKAGVAKTWSTAVLFIFSIVYFSMMGDMGLFDPMVNWLVKKAGDNIVMVTVATACIAVISHLDGALASTLLITIPAMLPIYKKLHMRPVVLVCIIGAAMSIMNLLPWGGPVARTGVVLNADVNVLWQQLLPLQGAGLVILLIFAAYMGVMEKRRGAGLNATGKAAELSEDEDEKSADDDLSADDAAFMRRPKMIWFNGILTLFVIGLLCFTKIPLYGAFMFGLAVALIANFHTAKDQARAIKMHAATALTMPMILLASGVFLGVLSKTGMMKAMAQMLINIIPAALGPHLQDVFGFFAVPIGMMLGTDSYFFGLLPLAIGVGQQFGVDPHNMAMAMLIGKNYGVMVTPHAATTFLACGLAGISIKELLTFCAPRLWVLSWISLACGLVLGLFHL, from the coding sequence ATGTTTTTGGGCGTTGTTGGTTTCTTGATGGTTGTCATCATCGTGGCAGCTCTGATCCGTGGTAAATCCAACCCGGTTCCTCTGTTCGTGATGGTTCCCGTCATCGCTGCTCTGATCTGCGGGTTCACTCCTGTAGAAATTTTCGGATTCGTGAAGGCTGGTGTGGCCAAGACCTGGTCCACTGCCGTACTGTTCATCTTCTCCATCGTTTACTTCTCCATGATGGGTGATATGGGTCTGTTTGATCCCATGGTAAACTGGCTGGTGAAAAAAGCCGGTGACAACATTGTGATGGTTACCGTGGCCACCGCCTGCATCGCCGTTATCTCCCACCTGGATGGTGCTCTGGCTTCCACCCTGCTGATCACCATCCCCGCCATGCTGCCCATCTACAAGAAGCTGCACATGCGTCCTGTGGTGCTGGTCTGCATCATCGGTGCCGCCATGTCCATCATGAACCTGCTGCCCTGGGGCGGCCCTGTGGCCCGTACCGGCGTGGTGCTGAATGCGGACGTTAACGTTCTGTGGCAGCAGCTGCTGCCTCTGCAGGGTGCCGGCCTGGTGATCCTGCTGATTTTCGCCGCTTACATGGGCGTTATGGAAAAACGCCGTGGCGCCGGCCTGAACGCTACCGGCAAAGCAGCTGAACTGTCCGAAGACGAAGACGAAAAATCCGCTGACGACGATCTGTCCGCTGACGACGCCGCTTTCATGCGCCGTCCCAAGATGATCTGGTTCAACGGCATCCTGACCCTGTTCGTCATCGGCCTGCTGTGCTTCACCAAGATTCCTCTGTACGGTGCTTTCATGTTCGGTCTGGCTGTAGCCCTGATTGCCAACTTCCACACCGCCAAGGACCAGGCCCGTGCCATTAAGATGCACGCTGCCACTGCTCTGACCATGCCCATGATCCTGCTGGCTTCCGGCGTGTTCCTGGGTGTGCTGTCCAAGACCGGCATGATGAAAGCCATGGCCCAGATGCTGATTAACATCATTCCGGCTGCTCTGGGGCCCCATCTGCAGGATGTGTTCGGATTCTTCGCCGTGCCCATCGGCATGATGCTGGGTACCGACTCCTACTTCTTCGGCCTGCTGCCTCTGGCCATCGGTGTTGGCCAGCAGTTCGGCGTTGATCCTCACAACATGGCCATGGCCATGCTGATCGGCAAGAACTACGGCGTTATGGTCACTCCTCACGCCGCCACCACCTTCCTGGCCTGCGGCCTGGCTGGTATCTCCATCAAAGAACTGCTCACCTTCTGTGCTCCCCGCCTGTGGGTCCTGTCCTGGATTTCCCTGGCCTGCGGCCTGGTGCTGGGTCTGTTCCATCTGTAA
- a CDS encoding CitMHS family transporter: MFLGVVGFLMVVIIVAALIRGKSNPVPLFVMVPVIAALICGFTPVEIFGFVKAGVAKTWSTAVLFIFSIVYFSMMGDMGLFDPMVNWLVKKAGDNIVMVTVATACIAVISHLDGALASTLLITIPAMLPIYKKLHMRPVVLVCIIGAAMSIMNLLPWGGPVARTGVVLNADVNALWQQLIPLQGVGLVILLIFAAYMGMMEKRRGAGLNATGKAAELSEDEDEKSADDDLSADDAAFMRRPKMIWFNGILTLFVIGLLCFTKIPLYGAFMFGLAVALIANFHTAKDQARAIKMHAATALTMPMILLASGVFLGVLSKTGMMKAMAQMLIAIVPAALGPHLQDVFGFFAVPIGMMLGTDSYFFGLLPLAIGVGQQFGVDPHNMAMAMLIGKNYGVMVTPHAATTFLACGLAGISIKELLTFCAPRLWVLSWISLACGLVLGLFHL; this comes from the coding sequence ATGTTCTTGGGCGTTGTTGGTTTCCTGATGGTTGTGATCATTGTGGCGGCCCTGATCCGCGGCAAGTCCAACCCTGTACCGCTGTTCGTGATGGTTCCTGTCATCGCGGCACTGATCTGTGGGTTCACTCCTGTAGAAATTTTCGGATTCGTGAAGGCTGGTGTGGCCAAGACCTGGTCCACTGCCGTACTGTTCATCTTCTCCATCGTTTACTTCTCCATGATGGGTGATATGGGTCTGTTTGACCCCATGGTGAACTGGCTGGTGAAAAAAGCCGGTGACAACATTGTGATGGTTACCGTGGCCACCGCCTGCATCGCCGTAATCTCCCACCTGGACGGTGCTCTGGCTTCCACCCTGCTGATCACCATCCCCGCCATGCTGCCCATCTACAAGAAGCTGCACATGCGTCCCGTGGTGCTGGTCTGCATCATCGGTGCCGCCATGTCCATCATGAACCTGCTGCCCTGGGGCGGCCCTGTGGCCCGTACCGGCGTGGTGCTGAATGCGGACGTAAATGCGCTGTGGCAGCAGCTGATTCCCCTCCAGGGCGTTGGCCTGGTAATCCTGCTGATCTTCGCCGCTTACATGGGCATGATGGAAAAACGCCGGGGCGCCGGCCTGAACGCCACCGGTAAAGCAGCTGAACTGTCTGAAGACGAAGACGAAAAATCCGCTGACGACGATCTGTCCGCTGACGACGCCGCTTTCATGCGCCGTCCCAAGATGATCTGGTTCAACGGCATCCTGACCCTGTTCGTCATCGGCCTGCTGTGCTTCACCAAGATTCCTCTGTACGGTGCTTTCATGTTCGGTCTGGCTGTGGCCCTGATTGCCAACTTCCACACCGCCAAGGACCAGGCCCGTGCCATTAAGATGCACGCTGCCACTGCTCTGACCATGCCCATGATCCTGCTGGCTTCCGGCGTGTTCCTGGGTGTGCTGTCCAAGACCGGCATGATGAAGGCCATGGCCCAGATGCTGATTGCCATTGTTCCGGCTGCTCTGGGGCCCCATCTGCAGGATGTGTTCGGGTTCTTCGCCGTGCCCATCGGCATGATGCTGGGTACCGACTCCTACTTCTTCGGCCTGCTGCCTCTGGCCATCGGTGTTGGCCAGCAGTTCGGCGTTGATCCTCACAACATGGCCATGGCCATGCTGATCGGCAAGAACTACGGCGTTATGGTCACTCCTCACGCCGCCACCACCTTCCTGGCCTGCGGCCTGGCTGGTATCTCCATCAAAGAACTGCTCACCTTCTGTGCTCCCCGCCTGTGGGTCCTGTCCTGGATTTCCCTGGCTTGCGGCCTGGTGCTGGGTCTGTTCCATCTGTAA
- the malQ gene encoding 4-alpha-glucanotransferase, which yields MRLWQDNREILLPMACRETEPEPPDRTEIRERRYGVTFSVPDRGTLVWYYFVLRLGERTLYYGNNEARQGGMGRLWDREPPSYQITVYDRDSVTPAWLKQAVVYQIFPDRFCRGPVSADRFQGKPGALIHSTWEGNPCYVKDERGQVRYYDFYGGTLEGILEKLPYLEELGVNCLYLNPIFQARSNHRYDTGDYKAIDPFLGTEETFRTLCREARRHGMRIILDGVFSHTGADSRYFNREGTYGEPGAWQGPDSPYYGWYQFRDGGEDYACWWGDHSLPEVTETEPSYLDFIIRDRDSVLKHWLDAGISGWRLDVADELPDGFLTCFYRELKQKDPEAVLIGEVWEDASNKESYGVQRQYLSGGKLDSVMNYVLRDLMLDFALGRADAGEADRRYWHQAENYPRENLYAMLNLLGSHDVERIRTLLEARYPGGEALRMEGLLRAWQMTLPGAPSVYYGDEAGLTGGKDPENRKPFPWGKEEPSLEGCCRSLIHLRRQHTALSTGRFQTFLARGDVYVYGRFLEGGRDVFGQPGENGVFVTALNRGEQALQVEVQTDGPAWGELEPLWSLEDWMGYGDTGKEPKQAPKPIPVTGGDFVLDLPPRSGLIYRCREKKALPPERPRMERGAGVLLHPTSLPGENGREILESAIRFLDFLQAAGQKIWQILPLNPPGLGDSPYLSLSAFAGQEELLAGAFPLPRADDPEFAVFRRRQQYWLEDYALFQAIRKQYGGMPWQQWPEALKERNPEALARAGQELAEEVTRAAGKQYVFFKAWGKIRRAARDRGITLLGDMPLFVAPDSADVWAHREYFQLDGDGYPTEVAGVPPDYFSAQGQVWGNPLYRWDAMAQDGWRWWQERFRVLGEEADWVRIDHFRGFEALWAVPAGARDARQGRWKPGPGAALFHAVEQAVPDLGFVAEDLGLITRPVTELREGLGFPGMRILQFHTRTRQDGLTDFATEPGCLAYTGTHDNNTLLGWLQEDLDEETFARIWQMVMPGEAGAPDRSRAREMTEPLLRYLYSRNARWAMVPGQDLLGLGSGSRMNIPGTPEGNWQWKLKKGQLPRELAERLRKMVREWGR from the coding sequence TTGCGTCTCTGGCAGGACAACCGGGAAATCCTCCTGCCCATGGCCTGCAGGGAGACGGAACCGGAGCCGCCGGACAGGACGGAAATCCGGGAACGCCGGTACGGGGTGACCTTTTCCGTGCCGGACCGGGGAACCCTGGTCTGGTATTATTTTGTCCTCCGTCTGGGGGAGAGGACCCTGTATTACGGGAACAATGAGGCCCGGCAGGGAGGCATGGGCCGGCTGTGGGACCGGGAGCCTCCCTCTTACCAGATTACTGTGTATGACCGGGATTCCGTGACGCCGGCCTGGCTGAAACAGGCGGTGGTGTACCAGATCTTCCCGGACCGGTTCTGCCGGGGACCGGTATCTGCAGACCGGTTCCAGGGAAAGCCGGGGGCCCTGATCCACAGCACCTGGGAAGGGAATCCCTGCTATGTGAAGGATGAACGGGGCCAGGTACGGTATTACGATTTTTACGGTGGGACCCTGGAGGGAATCCTGGAAAAACTGCCTTACCTGGAGGAGCTGGGGGTGAACTGCCTGTACCTGAACCCCATTTTCCAGGCCCGGAGCAACCACCGGTACGATACCGGGGACTACAAAGCCATCGATCCCTTCCTGGGCACGGAGGAGACCTTCCGGACCCTGTGCCGGGAAGCACGGCGCCATGGGATGCGGATTATCCTGGACGGGGTGTTCAGCCACACCGGAGCGGACAGCCGGTACTTCAACCGGGAAGGGACCTATGGGGAGCCGGGGGCCTGGCAGGGACCGGATTCCCCTTATTATGGCTGGTACCAGTTCCGGGACGGTGGGGAGGACTATGCCTGCTGGTGGGGGGATCATTCCCTGCCGGAAGTGACGGAAACGGAGCCCTCCTACCTGGATTTCATCATCCGGGACCGGGACAGCGTGCTGAAGCACTGGCTGGATGCAGGAATCAGCGGCTGGCGGCTGGATGTGGCCGATGAACTGCCGGACGGATTCCTCACCTGTTTCTACCGGGAACTGAAACAGAAGGATCCGGAAGCGGTGCTGATCGGGGAGGTGTGGGAGGATGCCTCCAACAAGGAAAGCTACGGGGTCCAGCGCCAGTATCTGTCCGGGGGAAAACTGGACAGTGTGATGAACTATGTGCTCCGGGATCTGATGCTTGATTTTGCCCTGGGACGGGCCGATGCAGGGGAAGCGGACCGCCGGTACTGGCACCAGGCGGAAAACTATCCCCGGGAGAACCTGTACGCCATGCTGAACCTGCTGGGCAGCCATGATGTGGAGCGGATCCGGACCCTGCTGGAGGCCCGGTATCCCGGAGGGGAGGCCCTGCGGATGGAAGGGCTGCTCCGGGCCTGGCAGATGACCCTGCCGGGGGCTCCTTCGGTGTATTATGGGGACGAAGCGGGCCTGACCGGGGGCAAAGACCCGGAGAACCGGAAGCCCTTTCCCTGGGGGAAGGAAGAGCCTTCCCTGGAAGGCTGCTGCCGGAGCCTGATCCATCTCCGCCGGCAGCACACCGCCCTGTCCACCGGCCGGTTCCAGACCTTCCTGGCCCGGGGAGATGTGTATGTGTACGGTCGGTTCCTGGAAGGGGGCCGGGATGTGTTCGGTCAGCCGGGCGAAAACGGGGTCTTTGTTACCGCCCTGAACCGGGGGGAGCAGGCTCTGCAGGTGGAGGTCCAGACAGATGGACCGGCCTGGGGCGAACTGGAGCCTCTCTGGAGCCTGGAAGACTGGATGGGGTATGGCGATACAGGAAAGGAACCGAAACAGGCTCCAAAGCCCATTCCGGTGACAGGCGGGGATTTTGTCCTGGACCTGCCGCCCCGGAGTGGGTTGATCTACCGGTGCCGGGAAAAGAAGGCTCTGCCGCCGGAACGGCCCCGGATGGAACGGGGAGCCGGGGTGCTGCTCCATCCCACTTCCCTGCCGGGAGAAAACGGCCGGGAGATCCTGGAATCCGCCATCCGGTTCCTGGATTTCCTCCAGGCCGCCGGCCAGAAGATCTGGCAGATCCTGCCCCTGAATCCGCCGGGCCTGGGGGATTCTCCCTATCTCTCTCTTTCGGCTTTTGCCGGACAGGAAGAACTGCTGGCCGGAGCTTTTCCCCTGCCCCGGGCGGATGATCCGGAATTTGCTGTGTTCCGCCGGAGACAGCAGTACTGGCTGGAGGACTATGCCCTGTTCCAGGCCATCCGGAAGCAGTATGGAGGAATGCCCTGGCAGCAGTGGCCGGAAGCCCTGAAGGAACGGAATCCGGAAGCCCTGGCCAGGGCCGGACAGGAGCTGGCGGAAGAAGTGACCCGGGCGGCCGGAAAGCAGTATGTGTTCTTCAAGGCATGGGGGAAGATCCGCCGGGCGGCCCGGGACAGGGGCATCACCCTCCTGGGAGACATGCCCCTTTTCGTGGCTCCGGACAGCGCCGATGTGTGGGCCCACCGGGAATATTTCCAGCTGGACGGGGACGGCTATCCTACGGAAGTGGCCGGGGTGCCCCCGGATTATTTCAGCGCCCAGGGCCAGGTGTGGGGGAATCCCCTGTACCGGTGGGATGCCATGGCTCAGGACGGCTGGCGCTGGTGGCAGGAACGGTTCCGGGTACTGGGCGAAGAAGCGGACTGGGTGCGGATCGACCATTTCCGGGGCTTTGAGGCTCTGTGGGCGGTGCCTGCAGGAGCCCGGGATGCCCGTCAGGGCCGGTGGAAACCGGGTCCCGGCGCTGCCCTGTTCCATGCAGTGGAACAGGCGGTGCCGGACCTGGGATTTGTGGCCGAAGACCTGGGGCTCATCACCCGGCCGGTGACGGAACTCCGGGAAGGGCTGGGCTTTCCGGGGATGCGGATCCTCCAGTTCCATACCCGGACCCGGCAGGACGGGCTCACGGATTTTGCCACGGAGCCCGGCTGCCTGGCCTATACCGGGACCCACGACAACAATACCCTGCTGGGCTGGCTCCAGGAAGATCTGGATGAGGAAACCTTCGCCCGGATCTGGCAGATGGTGATGCCCGGGGAAGCCGGTGCTCCGGACCGGAGCCGGGCCAGGGAAATGACGGAGCCCCTGCTCCGGTACCTGTACAGCCGGAATGCCAGGTGGGCCATGGTGCCGGGCCAGGATCTCCTGGGCCTGGGCTCCGGCAGCCGGATGAACATTCCCGGTACCCCCGAGGGCAACTGGCAGTGGAAGCTGAAAAAAGGCCAGCTGCCCCGGGAGCTGGCGGAAAGATTGAGAAAGATGGTGAGGGAATGGGGCCGCTGA
- the citF gene encoding citrate lyase subunit alpha: MKNAVGREIPEEILKLTGKEAFAGSYAKHQAVYQAATHKVAPVIDPNYSKVVDSIEEVLKKCGIKDGMTLGFHHHFREGDYVVNMVMEAVHKMGIKDLTICATSLGKAQNAIVPMIEDGTITNIQASGVRGKIGEAISNGKLKGLAIMRSHGGRVRAIESGETHIDISFIGAPSADDMGNCRAIGSQNGADCGVLGYAAIDAQYADKVVVVTDTLVPFPNVPASIDMTNVDYVVKVDAIGDPTKIATGAAKPTTDQRKLLMAKYAADFMVHTPWYKDGFIYQTGVGGASIASTKFLAEHLRKDNIHIGVAMGGIAQAICELQHEGLIDKIADTQDFDMASIEDIKTNPNHYEITTSQYADPFNKGAYVNKLDYVILGALEVDTHFNVNVVVGSDGVITGAQGGHPDTAAGAKCTIVIAPLLQGRIPAICTECTTVTTPGETVDVVVTDYGIAINPRRQDIIDAVKDTDLPICTIEELRDTAYKMVGTPDPVQFGDRIVGIIEARDGSVMDVVRQVKKAEF; encoded by the coding sequence ATGAAGAACGCAGTAGGTAGAGAGATTCCGGAAGAAATCCTGAAGCTGACCGGGAAAGAAGCTTTTGCCGGCAGCTATGCAAAACATCAGGCTGTATACCAGGCCGCAACCCACAAAGTTGCTCCTGTAATCGATCCCAACTACAGCAAAGTAGTGGATTCCATTGAAGAAGTCCTGAAGAAATGCGGCATCAAAGACGGCATGACCCTGGGCTTCCACCATCATTTCCGTGAAGGGGACTATGTGGTGAACATGGTTATGGAAGCTGTCCACAAAATGGGCATCAAAGACCTGACCATCTGCGCCACCTCTCTGGGGAAAGCCCAGAACGCCATCGTTCCCATGATCGAAGACGGCACCATTACCAACATCCAGGCTTCCGGCGTACGGGGCAAGATCGGTGAAGCCATCTCCAACGGCAAACTGAAGGGCCTGGCCATCATGCGCAGCCACGGCGGCCGTGTCCGTGCCATCGAATCCGGCGAAACCCACATCGACATCTCCTTCATCGGCGCTCCCAGCGCTGACGACATGGGGAACTGCCGTGCCATCGGCAGCCAGAACGGCGCTGACTGCGGCGTGCTGGGCTATGCCGCCATCGACGCCCAGTATGCGGACAAAGTGGTTGTGGTCACCGATACCCTGGTACCCTTCCCCAACGTTCCTGCCTCCATCGATATGACCAACGTGGACTATGTGGTAAAAGTGGATGCCATCGGCGATCCCACCAAGATTGCCACCGGCGCTGCCAAACCCACCACGGACCAGAGAAAGCTCCTGATGGCCAAGTATGCCGCTGACTTCATGGTGCATACTCCCTGGTACAAGGACGGCTTCATTTACCAGACCGGCGTAGGCGGTGCTTCCATCGCTTCCACCAAGTTCCTGGCTGAACATCTGCGGAAAGACAACATCCATATCGGGGTTGCCATGGGCGGTATTGCCCAGGCCATCTGCGAACTCCAGCATGAAGGCCTGATCGACAAAATCGCCGACACCCAGGATTTCGACATGGCTTCCATCGAAGACATCAAGACCAACCCCAACCATTACGAAATCACCACCTCCCAGTACGCTGATCCCTTCAACAAGGGCGCTTATGTGAACAAGCTGGACTATGTCATCCTGGGCGCACTGGAAGTGGATACCCACTTCAACGTCAACGTTGTGGTAGGTTCCGACGGCGTGATCACCGGTGCCCAGGGCGGCCATCCGGATACCGCTGCCGGTGCCAAATGCACCATCGTCATCGCTCCCCTGCTGCAGGGCCGTATCCCGGCAATCTGCACCGAATGCACCACGGTTACCACTCCGGGTGAAACCGTTGACGTGGTTGTCACCGACTACGGCATCGCCATCAACCCCCGCCGTCAGGACATCATCGATGCAGTAAAAGACACCGATCTGCCCATCTGCACCATCGAAGAACTGCGGGATACCGCTTACAAGATGGTAGGCACTCCTGACCCTGTACAGTTCGGCGACCGGATCGTGGGCATCATCGAAGCCCGTGACGGTTCCGTCATGGACGTTGTACGCCAGGTGAAGAAAGCTGAATTCTGA
- a CDS encoding LysR family transcriptional regulator: MNLKHAQYIMEIIKEGSITNASKTMHVSQPALSQTIKAVEKYLGAPIFLRNTNPIVLTEAGKKYIAAVKQVITISSNLLHEVADIQYEGYGTLRLGIPVQRAMQMLPAVMPIFRQRYPHIKLQIHEAGSNITENEVLNGGVDLAILTTTPTNDELKYELVETEDVVLVANKMTTLAQRVKAGTPIHITEAKNEEFVSITEGHNVRRVQDTLFSVYEIKPNVILETSSIEVGKRLVSAMEAVFICPDVYLDDYFLSQDKCVLYPLLGVANKRYCYVCCRKDAYLSPYARAFIELIRTLGKTRKE; encoded by the coding sequence ATGAATCTGAAACATGCGCAGTACATTATGGAGATCATCAAGGAAGGGAGCATCACCAATGCTTCCAAGACCATGCATGTCTCCCAGCCGGCGCTGAGCCAGACCATCAAGGCGGTGGAAAAATATCTGGGAGCGCCGATTTTTTTGCGGAACACCAACCCCATTGTGCTGACGGAGGCCGGGAAAAAGTACATTGCCGCTGTGAAGCAGGTAATCACCATCAGTTCCAATCTGCTCCATGAAGTGGCGGACATCCAGTATGAAGGGTATGGCACCCTCCGGCTGGGGATTCCGGTCCAGCGGGCCATGCAGATGCTGCCGGCGGTGATGCCGATATTCCGTCAGCGGTATCCCCACATCAAGCTCCAGATCCATGAAGCCGGGAGCAACATCACGGAAAACGAAGTGCTCAACGGAGGCGTGGACCTGGCCATCCTGACCACCACCCCCACCAATGACGAACTGAAGTATGAACTGGTGGAAACGGAAGATGTGGTGCTTGTGGCCAACAAGATGACCACACTGGCCCAGCGGGTGAAGGCGGGGACGCCCATCCACATCACCGAAGCCAAGAATGAGGAATTCGTTTCCATTACGGAAGGCCACAATGTGCGGCGGGTCCAGGATACCCTGTTCAGCGTGTATGAAATCAAACCCAATGTGATCCTGGAAACTTCCAGCATTGAAGTGGGCAAGCGGCTGGTCTCCGCCATGGAAGCGGTGTTCATCTGTCCGGATGTATATCTGGATGATTACTTCTTGTCACAGGACAAGTGTGTGTTGTATCCTTTATTGGGTGTGGCCAACAAACGGTACTGCTATGTCTGCTGCCGGAAGGACGCCTATCTCAGCCCCTATGCCCGGGCCTTCATTGAACTGATCCGGACCCTGGGGAAAACAAGGAAGGAATAA
- the citD gene encoding citrate lyase acyl carrier protein, with product MELKKAAMAGTVESSDAQITVEPGTNGIELTVESSVIHQYGRQIKAVVLETLKKLDVTNAKVSVVDKGALDCTLKARVEGAVFRSVNEDPDTPNPWEVL from the coding sequence ATGGAATTGAAGAAGGCAGCCATGGCTGGCACTGTTGAGTCTTCCGATGCCCAGATCACGGTTGAACCCGGGACCAACGGCATTGAGCTCACTGTTGAAAGCAGCGTCATCCATCAGTATGGACGGCAGATCAAAGCTGTTGTCCTGGAAACCCTGAAGAAACTGGACGTGACCAACGCGAAAGTTTCTGTTGTGGACAAGGGCGCTCTGGACTGCACTTTAAAAGCACGCGTGGAAGGCGCAGTGTTCCGTTCTGTCAACGAGGATCCTGATACGCCGAATCCCTGGGAGGTGCTGTAA
- a CDS encoding aldolase/citrate lyase family protein: MVINTNPNFKRLRRSMMFLNAQKPSLVKDPYVYKPDSIMLDLEDAVAENQKDAARYSLFHALKEIDYHGCERVVRINGLETPHWKEDIRVSVAGGCDAIRLAKTESGKDIKTVEEHILAAEKEFHRPIGSTLIMAAIESTKGMLNLYDICTSSDRLFGIALSGGDYTRDLQTSISKSGVELMGARQQMVITARATGRMCFDTVYTDLDDMEGFRKDVEMIKQMGFDGKSIINPRQIPVCHDVFTPTEKQIHWAEAVVREIDTKKAMGIGVFQLNGKMLDIAFYDGAKRTISMAKAAGVYKGDL; this comes from the coding sequence ATGGTTATCAATACGAATCCGAACTTCAAGCGTCTGAGAAGATCCATGATGTTCCTGAACGCGCAAAAACCGAGCCTGGTCAAAGACCCGTATGTATATAAACCCGATTCCATTATGCTGGACCTGGAAGATGCTGTGGCAGAAAACCAGAAGGATGCTGCCCGCTACTCCCTGTTCCATGCCCTGAAAGAAATCGATTATCATGGCTGTGAAAGAGTGGTCCGGATCAACGGTCTGGAAACTCCTCACTGGAAAGAAGATATCCGGGTTTCCGTTGCCGGTGGCTGCGATGCCATCCGTCTGGCCAAGACGGAATCCGGCAAAGACATCAAGACTGTGGAAGAACACATCCTGGCTGCAGAAAAGGAATTCCACCGTCCCATCGGCAGCACCCTGATCATGGCTGCCATTGAATCCACCAAAGGGATGCTGAACCTGTATGACATCTGCACCTCTTCCGACCGTCTGTTCGGGATTGCCCTGTCCGGCGGGGACTACACCCGTGACCTGCAGACCAGCATTTCCAAGAGCGGTGTGGAACTGATGGGCGCCCGTCAGCAGATGGTGATCACTGCCCGTGCCACCGGCCGTATGTGCTTTGATACTGTTTACACCGACCTGGACGACATGGAAGGCTTCCGCAAAGACGTGGAAATGATCAAACAAATGGGCTTCGATGGGAAATCCATCATCAACCCCCGTCAGATCCCTGTCTGCCATGACGTATTCACCCCGACTGAAAAACAGATCCACTGGGCTGAAGCTGTGGTACGGGAAATCGATACCAAGAAAGCCATGGGTATCGGTGTATTCCAGCTGAACGGCAAGATGCTGGATATCGCCTTCTATGACGGCGCCAAGAGAACCATTTCCATGGCCAAGGCTGCCGGTGTGTACAAGGGGGATTTATAA